The stretch of DNA ACAAGAAGGTCAAAGCAGCCCGCGGCCATTTGCGACTTTGCTGCATCCGACCGGAAATTCTGGAAGTCTTCGAGATTACGCGTCTCAACAAACTGTTTGATATTCGCGATACGCAGGATGACGCGTTAGCGGGATTATAACGGCACCTAGCATGCCGGTTTCCCATTCTCACCGGGGGCTGCTTTCAGGGAAAAACTGCGTTTGACCCCATCTTAAGCATCCTGTTACACTGTCGCGACTGTGCCGATGTCGGCAATTTCACCTGAGCATCTCCTAGACCATGTCCTCCACAAACGACATGTCGCGTGCCGAAGAATTTTTGTTCAATATTCCCAGTGAGACTGCCGCTGGATTGAAGGTTCAAGAAACCATCATCCAGAAGTTGCAGGAGCGCGGATTCTCTGAACGTGACATCTTTGGCGTCCGATTGGCGTTGGAAGAAGCATTGGTCAACGCCATCAAACACGGCAATCGCTCGGATCTCTCAAAACAGGTCCGCGTCGAAGGCTGGGTCGACTCGTCGATGCTCCGCGTAGAAATCGAAGACGAAGGCCCA from Symmachiella dynata encodes:
- a CDS encoding ATP-binding protein; the protein is MSSTNDMSRAEEFLFNIPSETAAGLKVQETIIQKLQERGFSERDIFGVRLALEEALVNAIKHGNRSDLSKQVRVEGWVDSSMLRVEIEDEGPGFQVNDVPDPTADENLERPSGRGIMLMQAFMSKIEYNEQGNCVILEKAREAAAGDPA